ACGGCCCGGTTGCGCTCGAGCCCCTGCGGAAGGCCGGCTGTGATCAGCGCGAGTGCGGCCGGCGCGCTGAGCGCCGCACCCGCCCCCTGCACGATCCGGCCGGTGACGAGCGATTCGGCCGACCAGGCCAGCGCGCACAGCACGCAGCCGAGGCCGAAGAACACGATGCCGAGCAGGAAGATCCTGCGCCTGTCGAACGAATCGGCGAGACTGCCGGCGATGGGCAGCATCCCGGCATAGGCGATGAGGAAGGCGCTCGCCACGAACTGCAGCGATCCCTCCCCGAGTGCCAGCTCGGCGCGCAGGGCGCCCAGCTGGACGTTGATTCCCGACGTGCTCATCCCCTCGAGGAGCAGCGCCAGACAGATGATGATCATGCGGAAGCGGCTCACAGCGGCCATCTCCGACTCCCTCCGTCGCCGGCGGATCCGGCGTCAACGAAGGAGTGTGCCTCCGGTCGCTTTCATCGGACTTTCCTCTTCCGTCAGGAAAGCAGCGCGATCACCGCGCGCACCAGCACGATGATCGCTCCGGCCCACGCGCACAACAGCATGATCCGTCGTGCCAGAGCGAGCGGTACCCGCCGGGCGGCGAACGCTCCGAGGATCATCCCGCCCGCCGTGCACGCCGCGAGGACGGCGATGTCGGGCGCCGGGATCGTCGGCAGTCCGCGCAGGGCGACGGACACCAGCCCGTAGCCGAGAAAGACGATCTGCGCGCTCGCGGCGAAGCGCCGCTGCGGCCAGTCGTCGCCGAGCGCATAGGACGCCAGCGCGGGGCCGGACAGCCCGCTGGAGGCGTGCATGAATCCGGCAAGGGCGCCGGCACCGATCGCGCCGGGCCGACCGCGCACGTGCCGGGCGATGCGGCCGAGCCGCTGCACGCTCAGGGCGAGGACGCCCATCGCACCGATGAGGAACAGCAGCGCGGTCTGGGGGAGTGCTGCCGCGGTGAGCGCACCCACCGGAGCGGCGACCAGTCCGGCGCCGAGCAGCCAGAGGGTGCGCGGCCAGTCGACGTCGCGCCAGGCGCCTGGAACGGCGAAGAGCGAGGCGATGACCGCCAGGAGCACGGCGACCGTGACACCCTGCACGGGTCCGTAGGCGATGACGATGGGACCGATCAGCACCAGCACGAAGGCGAGACCTGTGACGCGCTGGACGACGGCGGCGACGACCGTGACGGCCGCGATGACGACGAGCATGGGACTCCTGGGGGCGGTTCGGCGACCTAGCCGCCCCCAGAGAGCCTAGAGGGAACCGGTGATGTCTGCCGCGCGGGCGACGAATGCGTCTCGCACGGCGGGGAACAGCGGATGCTGCGCCTCGAGCCCCGTGACCTCGGCGGCCAGTGCTGCGGCATCCTCGGTGCGCAGCCGACGCTGCAGCTCCACGGACTGCTCGTCCTCGGGATCATCGAAGGCGAGCGCGGCGCCGACTGCGACGAGCAGCCCGGCCGTGCTCAGACCGCGCTCGGCTGCCTCCGCGGCGGGGCCGATGAAGCGCTCGTGGCGGGACAGCTTGCGCAGCGGCTGGCGTCCCACCCGCCACACCGTGTCCGGCAGGGCCGGGTTGGCGAAGCGGCGCAGGATCGTCGCGCGGTACTCGGCGAGCTCCTGCGGGTCCAGGCCGTGCTTGACGGCCAGCAGCGCGGAGGTCTCCTCGAGTGCGGCGGCCACCCGAGCGGCGATCGCCTGGTCGGCCAGGGCGTCGGAGATGCGCTCGATGCCCGCCCGAGCGCCCAGGTACGCCGTCGTGGCGTGTCCGGTGTTCACCGTGAACAGCTTGCGCTCGATGTAGGGCGCGAGGTCGTCCACGAAGTGCGCGCCGGGGATGCTCGGCGGGTTCTCACCGAACGGGCCGCGCTCGATCGCCCACTCGAAGAACGGCTCGACGGTGACGTCGATGCCGCCGCCGTCGGGCTGACCGGGCACGATGCGGTCCACCGCGGTGTTGGCGAACACCGCCCGGCCGGCGAGGGCCCCCCAGTCCTCGCCGGCTCGTGCGATGATCTCCTGCTTCAGCAGGTCGGTGGCGCCGATCGCGTTCTCGCACGCCATGACCTGCAGCGGCGCGGCCGCCGGGTCGCGGCGACGCAGCGCGTCGACGATGGGTGCGGCGACGAAGCGCAGCACCGTGGGGCCGACGGCGGTGGTCACCACATCGGCATGCGCGATCTCGGCGATGAGGCCCTCGGGGTCCTCGGCGCTGTTGATCGCCCGGAAGCCGGTGACCTGCGTGTCGGTGCCGCCCTCTCCCACTTCGTGCACCGTGTAGCTGTCGGCCGCGTTGATCGCGTCGACCAGCCCGGCCGCGACGTCGGAGAACACCAGCTCGTAGCCGCCCTGATGCAGCAGGAGCCCGACGAAGCCGCGGCCGATGTTGCCGGCGCCGAAGTGGACGGCCTTCATGCCTCGTTCACCGCCGACAGGAGCTCGAAGAGCTCTTCGGGGGTGGCCGCGGCGTTGAGCTTGGCCACATCGTCGTCATCCGAGAAGAGGATGGCGATCTGCGAGAGGATCTCGAGATGCTCGCCGTCCTTCCCGGCGATGCCGATCACGAACGTCGCCTGATCGCCGTCCCAGTCCACGCCGCCGTCGTAGCGCACGACGCTGAGCGCCGAGCCGAGCACGGCGTCCTTGGCGTCGTTGGTACCGTGCGGGATCGCCAGACCGTTGCCCATGTACGTGGACACCGACGCCTCGCGGTCGTGCATCGCCTGCAGATAGCCGGTCGTGACGGCGCCGGCGGCGACGAGGGCGTCGGCGGCCTCCTTCAGAGCCTCATCGCGGGTGGCGCCTGCGGGGTGGATGCGGACGCGGTCTAGTGTGAGAACGCTCATTTCTCCTCCTCCTGGTTTCGGACCATCTCCACGACCTCGTCGTACTTCGGCGAGTTCATGAAGTTGTCGACGGACACGTGCACCGAGTCGGGCGACTGGGACTTCGCACGGTCGGTCAGCTGCTGCTGGGTGATGACCAGATCGGCCGTGCCGTCGAGGTTCGCGATCGCCGCGTTGGTGACCGTGACGCCCTCGATGCCCGCCTTCTTGATCTTGTTGCGCAGCACGCTGGCGCCCATAGCCGACGAACCCATGCCGGCATCGCACGCGAACACGATGTTCTGGATGTGACGGGTCGCCACTGCGGTCGGGGCCGATGCGGAGGTGGCCAGGTTCGACAGCGTGCTGGAGGACTTGCCCTTGTTGCTCTCGGTCTGTGCGATGGCGGCCGCGAATGCCGCGTCGCCGCCGCCCTCGGCTGCCAGATCGCGCTTGCGGCTGGCGAGCAGGAACGGCATGCAGACCACGAAGGTCACAGCCGCGGCCAGCACGACCGAGAGGATCACGCCGAGGTGGCTTCCGGGCGCGGTCTGGAACAGCACGGCGAAGATCGACCCGGGAGCGGCAGGGGCGACCAGACCGGACTGGAAGATCACGTTGGTCAGCACACCCGTGGCGCCACCGGCGATGAGGCCGACGATGAGCACGGGCTTGGCGAGCACGTAGGGGAAGTACACCTCGTGGATGCCGCCGAGGAACTGGATCACTGCGGCGCCGGGAGCGGTGGCTCGAGCGGCGCCCACACCGAACACGGTGATCGCCATCAGCAGGCCGAGGCCAGGACCCGGGTTCGCCTCGATGAGGAACAGCAGGCTCTTGCCGGTCTGCGAGGACTGCTCGGTGCCGAGCGGGGTGAACACACCGTGGTTGATGGCGTTGTTCAGGAACAGCACCTTCGCCGGCTCGACGATGATGCTCGCCAGCGGCAGCAGTTGCGTGTCGACCAGCCAGCCGACCGCGCCGCCGAGGATCTCTGTGACCCACTTCATCACCGGGGCGAGCCA
Above is a genomic segment from Microbacterium sp. W4I4 containing:
- a CDS encoding sulfite exporter TauE/SafE family protein; this translates as MLVVIAAVTVVAAVVQRVTGLAFVLVLIGPIVIAYGPVQGVTVAVLLAVIASLFAVPGAWRDVDWPRTLWLLGAGLVAAPVGALTAAALPQTALLFLIGAMGVLALSVQRLGRIARHVRGRPGAIGAGALAGFMHASSGLSGPALASYALGDDWPQRRFAASAQIVFLGYGLVSVALRGLPTIPAPDIAVLAACTAGGMILGAFAARRVPLALARRIMLLCAWAGAIIVLVRAVIALLS
- a CDS encoding mannitol-1-phosphate 5-dehydrogenase, whose amino-acid sequence is MKAVHFGAGNIGRGFVGLLLHQGGYELVFSDVAAGLVDAINAADSYTVHEVGEGGTDTQVTGFRAINSAEDPEGLIAEIAHADVVTTAVGPTVLRFVAAPIVDALRRRDPAAAPLQVMACENAIGATDLLKQEIIARAGEDWGALAGRAVFANTAVDRIVPGQPDGGGIDVTVEPFFEWAIERGPFGENPPSIPGAHFVDDLAPYIERKLFTVNTGHATTAYLGARAGIERISDALADQAIAARVAAALEETSALLAVKHGLDPQELAEYRATILRRFANPALPDTVWRVGRQPLRKLSRHERFIGPAAEAAERGLSTAGLLVAVGAALAFDDPEDEQSVELQRRLRTEDAAALAAEVTGLEAQHPLFPAVRDAFVARAADITGSL
- a CDS encoding PTS sugar transporter subunit IIA — translated: MSVLTLDRVRIHPAGATRDEALKEAADALVAAGAVTTGYLQAMHDREASVSTYMGNGLAIPHGTNDAKDAVLGSALSVVRYDGGVDWDGDQATFVIGIAGKDGEHLEILSQIAILFSDDDDVAKLNAAATPEELFELLSAVNEA
- a CDS encoding PTS mannitol transporter subunit IICB, whose amino-acid sequence is MTTTSPATTQGGARVRVQRFGTFLSGMIMPNIAAFIAWGIITALFIDKGWVGNDGPIESWRWADSAILGGGTIGDTTFTGLVGPIINYLLPLLIAFTGGRMVHGHRGGVVGAVAAFGVIIGAEGTVMFLGAMIAGPLTALILKWVEKPWQGKIKPGFEMLVDNFSAGFVAFFASLAAFFWLAPVMKWVTEILGGAVGWLVDTQLLPLASIIVEPAKVLFLNNAINHGVFTPLGTEQSSQTGKSLLFLIEANPGPGLGLLMAITVFGVGAARATAPGAAVIQFLGGIHEVYFPYVLAKPVLIVGLIAGGATGVLTNVIFQSGLVAPAAPGSIFAVLFQTAPGSHLGVILSVVLAAAVTFVVCMPFLLASRKRDLAAEGGGDAAFAAAIAQTESNKGKSSSTLSNLATSASAPTAVATRHIQNIVFACDAGMGSSAMGASVLRNKIKKAGIEGVTVTNAAIANLDGTADLVITQQQLTDRAKSQSPDSVHVSVDNFMNSPKYDEVVEMVRNQEEEK